The window TGCGGGACACCGTGATCGCGGGCTTCGATCGGATCAGTGCGGCCGAGGAAGCTGCCATGGAACGCAAGTGGCTGGGCGATGGCGTCCACCCCCGCTTCAACTGGCTGGCCCGCCATGGGCTCCAGGTTCTGGGGGCCACAGGGGCGGCCGCGGGGCTGATCGCCCTGTGGAGCGCAAGCCTCAGGCTGGAGGTGCGCCGCCGCACCCGCGACCTGGCCGAAGCCCGCGATGTGCTGAGCAGCACGATCGAGGCCATCCCTGATCCCCTGATCGAACTCACCGCCGATGGACAGATCCTGGCGGTCCACAGCCCACGCCACAACCTGCTGATCCGGCCGGCCGGGGACCAGGTGAACAGGCCCTTGAGCGAGGTGCTGCCGGAGCCGGCCGCCAGCGTGGTGAAGGAGGCGCTGGCGGAGGCCGGCAGCGAGGGCTTCAGCCAGGGAAAGGAGATTCAGCTGCCCCTGCCCGGCGGCCCGGCGTGGTTCGAGCTGTCGGTATCGCGACGCACCCTTCCTTGCTCAGGCCAGCCGCGCTTCCTGTTGCTCAGCCGTGACATCACGGCCCGCAAGCAGGATGCGCGGCGGATCGAGCGACTGAATCGGCTCTACACCGCCCTGAGCCGTTCGAACCAGGCGATGGCCCGCCTCGAGGACGGCACGGCCCTGCTGCAGGAGATCTGCCAGATCGCCGTGACCTTCGGCGAGATGAAGATGGCCTGGGCGGGTCTGCTCAACCCCGTGGACCAGGACTTACGGGCGGTGGCCTGGGCCGGCACCGGCACCGATTACCTGCAGGACCTGCACATCAGCATCGACCCCGATGTCCCGCACGGGCGGGGACCACTGGGCCGGGCCCTGCGGGAGGACCAACCCCAGTGGAGCCAGGATTTTCTGAACGACCCCAGCCTGGCCCCCTGGCATGAGCGCGCCCGCCTCTACGGCTGGGGAGCGGCAGCCGCTTTGCCGCTGCACCGCGAGGGAGCCGTGATCGGCGGGTTGGCGCTGTATCACCCCGACATCAACGGCTTCGACGAGCCGAGCCGGCAACTCCTGCTGGAGATGGTGCAGGACATTGACCTCGCCCTCAGCCGGCTCAGCGCCCTGGCGATCCGGCGCCTGCTGGAACAGGAGGTGGCGGCCAGCGAGGCGAAGTACCGGGAACTCACCGAATCGGTCCACGACGTCATCTGGACCCTGGATCCCGAGACCATGCGCTACCTCTATGTGAGCCCCTCGGTGAAGCGGCTGCGGGGCTACCCGCCGGAAGAAGTGATCGCCCGGCCGTTCGCCGACTCCCTGCAGCCGGGGAGCGCGCAACGCATGGCGGAGCAGATCCGGGCTGAGCTGGAGGAGTTCAAACAGGGTCTGCGCAGCAGTGAGATCGTGTCGGTGGATGAGGTGGAGCAGCCCTGCAAGGACGGGTCCAGTGTGTGGACGGAGGTGGTGACCACGCTGATCCGCAACGTCGGCACGGGGCGCATCGAGGTGCATGGCGTCACGCGCGACATCACCGAGCGCAGGTTCGCCAATGAGCAGATCAAGCGGCTGGCCTACTCCGACCAGCTGACGGGTCTGGCCAACCGGGTGATGCTGCGCGACCGCTTCCGCAATGCCCTGACGCTGGCCCAGAAGCGGGCAGGCCACCTGGCCCTGCTGACCCTGAACCTGGATCACTTCCAGACCGTCAACGACAGCCTGGGCCATGCCGTCGGCGACAAGCTGCTGGTGGAGATCGCCCGCCGCCTGGAAGACGAGCTGCGCCCCGGGGACACCCTGTCGCGATCCGGGGGAGATGAATTCCTGCTGCTGTTGCCGGATACCGACGCCGATGCCGCGCTGGAACTGGTGCGACGCCTGCTCCGGGCGGTGGAACAACCCTTTCGTGTCCATGGCGAGACGCTGTTCACGACGGCCTCGATCGGCATCGCCCTCCACCCGGAGGACGGCATCACCATGGCCACCCTGATGAGCAACGCCGATGCGGCGATGCATCAGGTGAAGCAGGACAGCCGCAACGGCTTCCAGTTCTTCACCCCCAGCGTGCAGGAGCGCATCTCCCGTCGGCTGCGTCTCTCCAACGCCCTGCACCAGGCCCTGAAGGGCAACGAGTTCAAGCTGCTCTACCAGCCCCAGGTCGAGCTGGTCTCCAACCGGATCATCGGTGCCGAGGCGCTGCTGCGCTGGGATTCGGCGGAACTGGGTTCCGTCTGCCCGGGGGAATTCGTCTCCGTCGCCGAGGCCAACGGCCTGGTCATTCCCATCGGCGACTGGGTTCTGCGCCAGGCCCTGCGGGATGCCGGCACCTGGGTGCGCCCGGCTGGACAGGAGGACGAGGCCCCACCGCTGACGGTCTCGGTGAACATCTCGGCGGTTCAGTTCCGCAACAGCGATCTCGCCAGCCGGATCATGACCATCCTGGCCGAAGAACAGCTGCCCCCTTCCCGTCTGGAGCTGGAGCTCACGGAATCAGTGACCCTGGATGACCCCGAGAAGGCCCTGCTGTTGATGGATCGGCTGTACCGCGAAGGGATCCAGATCGCCATCGACGATTTCGGCACGGGCTACTCGTCGCTCAGCTATCTCAAACGCATCCGCGCCCATAAGCTCAAGATCGACCAGTCCTTCGTTCGCGGCCTCGCCACCGACCGCGACGACCACGCCATCGTGCTGACGATCATCAACCTGGCCCGCACCCTGGGCCTGCGCACGATCGCCGAGGGGGTGGAAACCCCCGAGCAGATGGAGCTGTTGCGCCGGGCCGGCTGCGATGAAATCCAGGGCTACTGGATCGGCAAGCCCATGACCAGCGAGGCCTTCCGACAGCTGCCCCTGTGATGGGCCGGGTGCCGAGAGGTGCAGAGCCAAGGGGTTGTAAGGCGACCAACCAGCCCGGGACCCCATCTCAGGGACTCAGTCCCCCTCAAACCCCTCCTGGATCACCTCCGCCAGGTCGAGCAGCATCTGCTCGCTGTTGCCGGTGAATGAGGAGCCGTGCATGACGGCCAGCGTCTGCGGCTGCAGTGCGGCCAACCCCTGCAGCAGGCCGGCCGAACGGCTGGTGTAGGGCATGTAATCCGCCAGGGGGCCGCCCTGCATCTGCTGCATCGCCTGGCGCGCCGGCCCGATCAGATCCGAGGACGTCACGTCGGCGACATCGCCGAACTGGTGGAAGAGATCGGAGCAGAACAGGGTGCGGCGGCTCTCCTCGAACAGCAGGCCGGCGTCCCAGCCATGGGGGAGGTGGGGGGTGCGGTGGAAGCGGAAGCGGTACTGGCCGGTGCTGAGCACGTCGCCCTCCGTCATGCCACGGGCGGGGCGGAGGGCGAAATCATCCACGCTCACCAGCTTGCCGACGAGGGTGCAGACCGGCTGGGCCAGGGGCGCCAGCTCCAGCCAGTGGTTGAGGCCACCGATCTCATCGGATTCGAAATGGCTCCAGGCGATGTGGCGCAGCTGGGTGGGATCGATCAGCGTGGCCACGGCGTCCCGCAGGGCCGGAAACATGGCCTTGAGCCCGGCGTGAAACAGCAGCGGCTCCGCGTCGCGCACCAGGAAGTGGTTGAACTGCAGATCGAAGTCCGGCACATGGATCGAGAGCCGGAACAGATCGGGGGCGATCTCAGAGACGACAACCATGGTTCAGGGGCCGTTGGACTGCATCGTTTCGAGGGCAGCCTGACACTTTTCCGGGGACTGGTAGATGAAGACTTCACCCCGGGGCAAGGCATCGCACCGGTGGTATTGGGAGGCAAGCCCGAAGGCGTAACCGGCCGGGGAAAACTCACAGCGGGTGATGCTCGCCGCCTGCTGCGGCGCGATGCGATGGCAGGTGGTGGTCGTCGGCTTGAGGGCATCAAAGCCATAGCCGCCCTGCGCGGGAAACGCCCCGGCCCCTGCGGCGCTGGACGCCGCCAGCAACAGAGCCGCCAGCCGAAGTCGCAGGGCGGTGTCCATCGCGCCAGAGCCGGTGGGGCAGACGATTGACGCTAAGCGAGGTGTCCCGTCCGCTCCATGAGGTGTCCCGTCCGCTTAATCGGCGGCCACCGCGTTGCCCAGCCGTGCCCGGATATCCCTGAGCCGGGCGACGTTGTTCACCAGCGCCGGAGCGCTGTCGAGGCCCTGCAGATAATCGAACACATAGGCGAGCACGGCATAGATGGCGCCTGCGCTGAAGGACTCCGAACGGGTGAAGTCGATCAGGAGCACCACCAGCGCCACGATCGTGGCGAGCTCCGTCACGGTCCAGGTCCACGACTCGCTGTCGGAGAGCTGCACATGCCAGCGCCGCACCCGGCCGAAGTGGCGCCGCAGGCGCAGCGGGCGCGCCGCCTCGATGTCCTCGATCTCGCGCTCGATCTGGTCGTTGAGGCCGCGGTGCAGGCGCAGGGCGCGCCGCCAGTACCAGGCGTTGACGAGCCCCATCGGCAGCAGCACCGCCATGGCGATGAGTCCGGCCTGGAGGTCGTAGGTGAACAACATCACCAGCGAGCCGACCACGGTCACCACCTGGGAGAACATCGCCGGCACGTCGGCCTCGAAGAAGCCGACCATGTCGCGCATCATCTCCACCCGCGCCGACACGATGCTGGTGCCGTGGCCGAGGCGCTTCTGGTCGGCCACGGTGCGCACGGCGAGGCGGGCATAGAGGCCCATGAAGACCCGGGTGTCGAAGCGCTGCCGCACGAAGGCCGTGACCAGGTGCACGAGCCACACGGCGATCAGCGCCGACAGGCCCCGGTAGCTGCCCTTCAGCAACCCGTCGACTGCCCAGCCGGTGATCGCCGGATAGGAGAGGGTGCAGAGGTTCTCCAGCAGGGTCAGGGAGTAGGTGCCGGCGATCGACAGCCGTTCAGCGCGGGAGAGGGTGGAAAGAAGCGTCTGCGGCATCACCGGGCCCTGGCGTCTCCAGCCTGGCAGCGATCACTCAACGACGAACGCCGGCTTGACCTGGGCCAGGCAACGGCTGTCGGGCGCCTGCTTCGGGTTGGCCAGAAAGTCGTCGGCGATCTGGGTCACGCAGGCGGCTGCGGGCATCCCCGGCGGCGCAAACAGCGCCCCATGGCCGACGCCGGGGAAGGTGAACACGTAGGCGGTGGTGAAGTTGCTGGCCACGGCTTCGCCGTAAGGCGCTGGCGTGACCGGGTCGTAGCTGCCATTCAGCACCAGGGTGGGGATCTGCGGATTGGCATGAACAAAGGCTGGCTTCTGCTCCACCTGGAGCACGTCGCAGGCGTTGTTCACCGCTGCGGATTCGCGCAGGCCCAGGGGGAGCAGTTGCGGGTAGGGCGGCGGCAGCACCTGGGCGGGCTGGAGCCGAACCGATCGACTCCGGGCACAGACGACCGTGTGATACATCTCCCTGGCCCCCCTCGGTTCGAGATCCGACAGGGATTCGGCGATCCAGCCGAAGTTGCCCTGGCTGGCGGCGTGGATGAATCGGGGCAGGGAACTGCCGCGGGCGGATTCACCGGAATAGGGCCGGGCGAGATAGGGCACGACGCCCGTGATGAAGGCGTTGCCGTCGAGCTGGGTGGTGAACGTCTGCTTGCTGGAGGGAATGGTGAGGGTCAGGGGCACGGGTTTCTGGTTGAGCCGATCGACGATCCCCAGAAACGTCGTCTCCAGATTTGAGTAGGCCGCGTTGCACTGTTGGTCCTGCGCGCAGGCGCGGAACACGTTCCTCAGGGCATAGCTGAACGTATGACTCGAGGCCAGATTGAAATCAAGATCGGGCCGTACGACGCCATCAAGAATCACGCTGCGGAGTTTGGACTTGTGCTTGTCGGCCTGGGCGATGACGTACTGGCCAAGCAACGTGCCATAGGACACGCCGTAGTAGTTGAACACCGGATAGCCCAACGCTTCGGCGACGGCGTAGATGTCAGCGGCATTCTCGCGGGTGTTGAAGGCGCTGGGATTGACCCCCTGGGCCTTCAGGCGAGCGTTACAGCCCCTGATCCAGCTTGGGTCGGTGTAGCTCTGCTTCCCCTGCACCACGGCAATGTTGTGGGCATTCAGCTCGGGGCAGAACAGGAAAGGCTTGGCATACCGGGTCCCCCGTTCCTCCACGAAGATCAGATCACGGCCCTGCAGCAAAGCGGGGAGCTCGGGGTACTTCGGCAGGGCTCCATTGGCAATGTCGCCGATGGTGGAATCCCCAGGGCCGCCCTGCTCGACGAACAGGGGATCAGCCGCAGAGGTTTTGGCCGGGCTGCGGGTGCGGACCACGCCGAGCTGGATGGTGCGTCCCTGGGGATTCGCATGCTGTTCGGGGACAGTGACGTAGCCACAATCCGACTGGGCTGCGATGGCGGCAGGAACCTCGAAGATCTTGCAGTCGACAGATGTCCATGCCCGGCCGAACTTGGCCGCACTTGGCGCTGCATGGCCAGGAGCGGAACCGCCGGTGGCAACGACAGCAATGGCAAGGAGAGCGAGTCGGAACAACGGAGTTGACGTCTGCACCCCGTGCAGAGCACGGCTGGAACGCAACTCAAAACAGTCGTTCTTCATTCATCGCCGAGCACACACTGGATGCTAGCAAGCTGCCGCACGGATCTTCCGTGCGCGCGCATCTCCCTGCTTGGCTGGGTAGCGAACCGCATGGCGGATCAGCCACTGCAGATCTGACGAAGCACCCTCCCGCAACCAACGCTCACAGGTGGCAAAGACGAGTTCCGGATGGTCTTTGGCGATGTCCCCCAGATGGTTGGCAACACTGCGGCGGACGTACAGCGATGGATCGTCCTTCAGGAATTCAAGAATGGGCAATGTTGGCCTCGGGTCGGCAACAAACGAAGCAATGCGTTTCCCCCAGGGAAGCCTTGGGCGTGTCCCCTCGCTGCAGAGGCGCCTCACATGCGGATTCGGATCGGTGATCCATTGACCAACCTGCTCCAGTGCGCGTTCCTGCTGCTGGATCAGAAACGGGCGGATGGCAAACTCCGAGGTGAACCGCATGGTGAGGGCATGCAACGCCAGCATCGACGTCTCGAAGGGGTCGTTGCCACCATTGTGTTGATCGTCCTGCCCGTACTCAGAAACAAAGAAGCTGTGTGGAAGATAGAAAAAGCCTGCCACTCCCAAATCTTCTGTTTCTGACTTCTCCGGCGTCAAGGAAGCGATGAGAACTTGAACAGCCTCCTCGTAGTTGCCAGGCAAGACGTCACGAAGCGCCTTGGCGATGTGCCGACCTCGCTGCATGATGGCCAACGGTTCAAGGCCCGCCAGCGCGGATTCGCAGAATCGGCTGACCGGGAAGTCTGCATCAACAATCCGAATGTTGTTCGCCAGACACACAACCGCCTCATGGCCCAGCAGATGCTTCAAAGGTGTGCCCTTCTGAATGGAACGCGGTGCTGGGGGGATTGTGGGTAAACGAGGTGTCATGGAGGCCCTATCCATGCCCATGGCCATCGAGATCTGCGGCAACCTGAGCCAGGATCTCGTTCGCATGGCTGAGGGCAATGAAGTGGCCTCCGCCGCTGATGGAATGCCAGATGGCTCCGGGGGTCCTGTCTGCCACCGTCCTGTTGATGGATTCAGGCACCAGCTTGTCATCCGTTCCCTGCCAGAAGTGCACCAGTCGAGTGACTTTGGTCAAGTCAAACGGCCAGGCCTCGTAGAGCATCGTGGCGTCAGCGACAAGCCCCGCAGCGCCCTGCCGAAAACACTCACGCGATGCCTCCAGAAAGGATTGGCAGAGCAACTCATCTGAGAGGAGCTCCTGATCCGAGACGCCAATCGACTTCTTCAGCGCCTGTAGATAGCTGGCCTCAAAGCGCCTCGCACTCAGGCCAAGCAGGTCATACATGAGCCTGAAGCCAGGATGGAAGTGCAACGCCAGGCGACCCCCAAGCGCATCAACACTGCTTTGGTATGGCGCGGCCCAGTTGGCTCCGAACGCTCCGTAGCTGGCACCCGCGATGCAGCTGACATTGGCCAGACGACCAGGATCCAGGTAGGCGGCGGCGGCAAGCGCCCACGGGCCCCCTTCAGACCAACCGGTGACGGCAAAAGACTGGGCAT of the Cyanobium sp. AMD-g genome contains:
- a CDS encoding MBL fold metallo-hydrolase, translated to MVVVSEIAPDLFRLSIHVPDFDLQFNHFLVRDAEPLLFHAGLKAMFPALRDAVATLIDPTQLRHIAWSHFESDEIGGLNHWLELAPLAQPVCTLVGKLVSVDDFALRPARGMTEGDVLSTGQYRFRFHRTPHLPHGWDAGLLFEESRRTLFCSDLFHQFGDVADVTSSDLIGPARQAMQQMQGGPLADYMPYTSRSAGLLQGLAALQPQTLAVMHGSSFTGNSEQMLLDLAEVIQEGFEGD
- a CDS encoding ABC transporter six-transmembrane domain-containing protein — translated: MPQTLLSTLSRAERLSIAGTYSLTLLENLCTLSYPAITGWAVDGLLKGSYRGLSALIAVWLVHLVTAFVRQRFDTRVFMGLYARLAVRTVADQKRLGHGTSIVSARVEMMRDMVGFFEADVPAMFSQVVTVVGSLVMLFTYDLQAGLIAMAVLLPMGLVNAWYWRRALRLHRGLNDQIEREIEDIEAARPLRLRRHFGRVRRWHVQLSDSESWTWTVTELATIVALVVLLIDFTRSESFSAGAIYAVLAYVFDYLQGLDSAPALVNNVARLRDIRARLGNAVAAD
- a CDS encoding alpha/beta fold hydrolase, which codes for MVRTRSPAKTSAADPLFVEQGGPGDSTIGDIANGALPKYPELPALLQGRDLIFVEERGTRYAKPFLFCPELNAHNIAVVQGKQSYTDPSWIRGCNARLKAQGVNPSAFNTRENAADIYAVAEALGYPVFNYYGVSYGTLLGQYVIAQADKHKSKLRSVILDGVVRPDLDFNLASSHTFSYALRNVFRACAQDQQCNAAYSNLETTFLGIVDRLNQKPVPLTLTIPSSKQTFTTQLDGNAFITGVVPYLARPYSGESARGSSLPRFIHAASQGNFGWIAESLSDLEPRGAREMYHTVVCARSRSVRLQPAQVLPPPYPQLLPLGLRESAAVNNACDVLQVEQKPAFVHANPQIPTLVLNGSYDPVTPAPYGEAVASNFTTAYVFTFPGVGHGALFAPPGMPAAACVTQIADDFLANPKQAPDSRCLAQVKPAFVVE
- a CDS encoding alpha/beta fold hydrolase — translated: MKLAREGTFQIENRTLAYLETGHADGPLILHNHGGPSSRLEANLFDAAARAHGLRLVCVDRPGIGGSDPQPGRTFASWACDLLALADSLDAQSFAVTGWSEGGPWALAAAAYLDPGRLANVSCIAGASYGAFGANWAAPYQSSVDALGGRLALHFHPGFRLMYDLLGLSARRFEASYLQALKKSIGVSDQELLSDELLCQSFLEASRECFRQGAAGLVADATMLYEAWPFDLTKVTRLVHFWQGTDDKLVPESINRTVADRTPGAIWHSISGGGHFIALSHANEILAQVAADLDGHGHG
- a CDS encoding EAL domain-containing protein, which translates into the protein MSEAFPPISFVDSQGRIQGLARDRWDLWERRTGIPVELQAMDWLEAQKAVQAGRADVIAAMARTQDREKIYAFTKPYLEVDVRLYYDRKLSGIVDLDTSKAFKVGVRAGDVCIEELTAAGNRTFRVYPDYSALIQASTSGSLPVFCMNELPANYILAREGLSDQFLQSPPVYTSAMYEAVLRNNTALRDTVIAGFDRISAAEEAAMERKWLGDGVHPRFNWLARHGLQVLGATGAAAGLIALWSASLRLEVRRRTRDLAEARDVLSSTIEAIPDPLIELTADGQILAVHSPRHNLLIRPAGDQVNRPLSEVLPEPAASVVKEALAEAGSEGFSQGKEIQLPLPGGPAWFELSVSRRTLPCSGQPRFLLLSRDITARKQDARRIERLNRLYTALSRSNQAMARLEDGTALLQEICQIAVTFGEMKMAWAGLLNPVDQDLRAVAWAGTGTDYLQDLHISIDPDVPHGRGPLGRALREDQPQWSQDFLNDPSLAPWHERARLYGWGAAAALPLHREGAVIGGLALYHPDINGFDEPSRQLLLEMVQDIDLALSRLSALAIRRLLEQEVAASEAKYRELTESVHDVIWTLDPETMRYLYVSPSVKRLRGYPPEEVIARPFADSLQPGSAQRMAEQIRAELEEFKQGLRSSEIVSVDEVEQPCKDGSSVWTEVVTTLIRNVGTGRIEVHGVTRDITERRFANEQIKRLAYSDQLTGLANRVMLRDRFRNALTLAQKRAGHLALLTLNLDHFQTVNDSLGHAVGDKLLVEIARRLEDELRPGDTLSRSGGDEFLLLLPDTDADAALELVRRLLRAVEQPFRVHGETLFTTASIGIALHPEDGITMATLMSNADAAMHQVKQDSRNGFQFFTPSVQERISRRLRLSNALHQALKGNEFKLLYQPQVELVSNRIIGAEALLRWDSAELGSVCPGEFVSVAEANGLVIPIGDWVLRQALRDAGTWVRPAGQEDEAPPLTVSVNISAVQFRNSDLASRIMTILAEEQLPPSRLELELTESVTLDDPEKALLLMDRLYREGIQIAIDDFGTGYSSLSYLKRIRAHKLKIDQSFVRGLATDRDDHAIVLTIINLARTLGLRTIAEGVETPEQMELLRRAGCDEIQGYWIGKPMTSEAFRQLPL
- a CDS encoding DNA alkylation repair protein, with protein sequence MKHLLGHEAVVCLANNIRIVDADFPVSRFCESALAGLEPLAIMQRGRHIAKALRDVLPGNYEEAVQVLIASLTPEKSETEDLGVAGFFYLPHSFFVSEYGQDDQHNGGNDPFETSMLALHALTMRFTSEFAIRPFLIQQQERALEQVGQWITDPNPHVRRLCSEGTRPRLPWGKRIASFVADPRPTLPILEFLKDDPSLYVRRSVANHLGDIAKDHPELVFATCERWLREGASSDLQWLIRHAVRYPAKQGDARARKIRAAAC